In Mercurialis annua linkage group LG6, ddMerAnnu1.2, whole genome shotgun sequence, the following are encoded in one genomic region:
- the LOC126688141 gene encoding uncharacterized calcium-binding protein At1g02270-like, which yields MVAVVESNDGGIGINSVLNGTSSATATAVSRTSGDLLSATFNTAMVEEPCISCTTFNILAPIYKRLDTQNQSIRESDFKSFWFTRNQRILDWLLYERSSIICLQEFWVGNEELVNMYQHSLGDAGYITFQLGRTNNRGDGLLTAVHKDYFRVLNYQELLFNDFGDRVAQLLHVQSAVPFLQNQMQNLNGNSPQEFLIVNTHLLFPHDSSLSIVRLHQVYKILQYVETYQRENKLSHMPIILCGDWNGSKRGHVYKFLRSQGFVSSYDIAHQYTDNDSDAHKWVSHRNHRGNICGVDFIWLRNPIKSRKSLKTSWYEAAFGIIKCQLLKASLTENDAFAFFKADEPGDFITYSAFCEGLRQVNLIGLPYGLSFQQTKELWIQADIDGNGFVEYEEFKERIWKSSCPEQEQCTASVEDSEQGKEETEAIGFAVKNAVLFPREAEKGLWPENYSLSDHARLTVVFSPVRMHSSQQIL from the exons ATG GTGGCGGTGGTGGAATCTAATGACGGTGGTATTGGAATCAATAGTGTTTTGAACGGAACGTCGTCGGCAACGGCGACGGCGGTTTCAAGAACAAGCGGTGATTTATTGTCTGCAACTTTTAATACAGCAATGGTGGAGGAGCCTTGTATTTCTTGTACCACTTTTAATATTCTGGCTCCTATTTATAAGAGATTAGATACTCAG AATCAAAGTATTCGTGAAAGCGATTTTAAGAGTTTTTGGTTTACCAGAAACCAGAGGATTTTGGATTGGTTGCTTTATGAAAGATCTTCAATTATTTGCCTCCAG gaaTTTTGGGTTGGGAATGAAGAACTTGTAAATATGTATCAGCATAGTCTTGGTGATGCAGGCTATATCACCTTTCAGCTTGGCCGAACCAACAACCGTGGCGACG GTCTGCTGACTGCTGTGCATAAAGACTATTTTAGGGTTCTAAATTATCAAGAATTGCTCTTCAATGACTTTGGAGACCGTGTTGCGCAGCTATTACATGTTCAATCTGCTGTTCCTTTTCTGCAAAATCAAATGCAAAATCTAAATGGGAATTCACCACAAGAATTTCTGATTGTAAACACCCACTTGTTATTTCCTCATGATTCCAGCCTATCTATAGTGAGATTGCATCAG GTTTACAAAATTCTGCAGTATGTGGAAACATATCAGAGAGAGAACAAACTGAGTCATATGCCAATCATTCTCTGTGG TGATTGGAATGGTAGCAAACGTGGGCATGTCTATAAATTTCTTAGGTCacaaggatttgtttcatcttATGATATTGCTCATCAATATACCGACAACGATTCAGATGCTCACAAG TGGGTGAGTCACAGAAATCACAGAGGCAACATATGTGGTGTTGATTTCATTTGGCTTCGGAATCCTATTAAATCAAGAAAATCGCTAAAGACTAGTTGGTATGAAGCAGCATTTGGAATAATAAAG TGTCAACTTTTGAAAGCTTCACTGACGGAAAATGATGCATTTGCATTTTTTAAGGCCGATGAGCCTGGTGATTTCATAACGTATTCAGCATTTTGTGAAGGGCTCCGCCAG GTAAATTTAATTGGTCTTCCTTATGGCCTGAGTTTCCAGCAAACGAAAGAACTATGGATCCAAGCAGATATCGATGGCAATGGCTTCGTTGAGTATGAGGAATTCAAG GAGAGGATATGGAAATCGTCATGTCCAGAGCAAGAACAGTGTACTGCAAGTGTAGAGGACTCTGAACAGGGCAAAGAAGAAACAGAAGCTATAGGTTTCGCAGTAAAAAATGCGGTTCTGTTCCCGCGTGAAGCAGAGAAAGGGTTGTGGCCAGAGAATTACTCTCTTTCAGACCATGCTCGACTCACAGTTGTGTTCTCGCCCGTAAGAATGCATAGCTCCCAGCAAATTTTGTGA